The DNA region TTATTATTccaaaaaatatatatattgtaacAGCCCACGTGATCCTGAGCCATTTCCTTCgtttcatattttttaataaagtCGAAAGATCTCAAAAGGatgcacatatatatatatatatatatatatatatgtatatatgtatatatttatttatattatataaataaataaaaacacataaaaaaaaattaataataataataataaataaaacaaaataaaacaaaagggacctttttataaatatttatatctatGTGAAGTCCTGATTATATGAattgatattttttttttattaataaaaatatatatatatatatatatatatatatatatatatatatatatatatatattttttatatatgtttatattttgaacGTTCCTAATTCTAAATGCccattttaaaaattttatacaattaaaaatatcaCTATTATCATAAAGATTCAGtacaaaaattaaaatatatatatatatatatatatatttatttatatattcattttattttgtacAAGTTACATATttgatttaaaaaaaaattccCCTTTGAACcaaacaaataaatatttcaatatatatatatatatatataagcACATCAGTTCTACTTATTACATGTTATAATTAGAATATTCCAGGGGtgttaatataatattcaaataCACACACCAGTTCTGcaaattttatatcatcattaaaataaaatatatatatatatatatatatttatttatttatttattatataaatttaaaaccacaaaaaaaaatatatatattacacTTATTTAACgcatatataatattactatCCTTCATAATCTTTCATACAAATATTAGAATTTTCCaattaatgatatatacaatatttcaaaatattaattcaatctaataaatataatatgtaatataatGTTTCTATGctctttttaaatataataataatacattttaataatgatcatataatttcgctatttcattttttgttttttgtttttttccTGACCTGTTCATAATTTATatcttattttatatgtacaaTTCAGGTAAaaagaatgaaaaaaaaaaaaaaaaattacatttaataaataatgataaataaaataacacaaaaaaatataataataataataataagatgggattatataatattaaaagaagaatGGATGAAAACCACAAGGAACAtcattttaaatataaaagtcCTTATAAATTTGATAgtaacaaaaaaaagacaaTTAATATATCTGGAGAATTAAAAATGCAAACGATAAATcgaattaaaaaaaaaattccttcctataataaagaatatgttctagaaaaaaaaaaatatatatctaataGTGCTGTTCCTgatatatttgatatatcAACTTATTACGCtaatgaaaaaagaaaagaaaaacaaaaacGTTTAAgtattttaaataaaaataaacataataataataataataataagaatatatgtagtataaaaaaagaacgTATGTTAAACAATAAACTTTGCAAATATGcacatataaaaaataagaataaactaaaatattataaatacacaaccaatcaaatattatttaaaataaaatcctttaatgaaaaaaaaacaaatcATTACAAACATAATTTGGATAAAATTcattcaaataataataaaacagttaaaaataaattgaACAATCAAACTTACCATtctgaaaaaaaaaatatcatatcAGCACCTGTTctttcaaataataatataaaatttgaAAAGTTTAATCATAAATCTCCAATTAAAAAGGacaatttatataataaagaaaaaatattaaagcAAGAAGAAAATGTATATACTTGTTTTATAcctataaataaaaaatgtcCAAAGCaagatgaaaaaatatacaacatggatcttattaaaaatttaaaatatttagatacaaaaatgaaaaattatataaatgagCAAATAAAATACTATGGTGAGAACTGGAGAcaagaatatattattgatttatatttttttattaaaaagaattatcACAAAAAGGATTATTCATCAGATATATTCGAAAggtaaatatataaatatatatatatatatatatatatatatatatatatatacatttatgtttttgtctttttatatttatagaaatAAGCCCATTTCATATTATCCCTACAAATATAAGAGTTCACAAAATAAcgaaaaacaaaaatataaaatgttaaataaaattttatcaACCAACTCATGTAAGGAAAACaagaattatttattaacTGAATATTCTCTTCAATTTCTAAATCTTGTGgatacatataatattatagatGAAAATTGCGACAATATAATTACAGAGAATAATATAGACcaattattaaataaaaaacaaaatttaataaaaaaattaaatgaattCAAATTAGatgaaagaaaatattttttcccATTTTATCAAGTTTATActtatttaaaaaatcaacaacatatatttgaaaatatattaaaacaaaaaaaaatgaaatataaaataaatcataagaaaataacaaacatacaaaataatgattattttCATTGCAATGAATTAATTCAAAttgaattaaaaattataagaTTTCTTAACAATTTTCAACAaatcattaaaaaaaagcaTAAAGAGAAGGACcaaaataatatacttCCTAATATCAAATATGATGAGACTATACTTTCTAATATGTATAAACTCATCAAAATGGTAAATGAAGTGACAAGTATATTAAAGATAAAATTAAACaaatagataaaaaaaaaaataaaataaataataaaaaaaataataagtCATATActttcatttatatatattcattcaaaatatacaacaacaaaattaattatttatatatcctTCTCCtctgtttttttttttcctaaaaatttgtttagttttattttatcaaaaaatCCTACTGTGCTATTATCATCTgaaaagatgaaaaaaaaaatatatataaatata from Plasmodium gaboni strain SY75 chromosome 14, whole genome shotgun sequence includes:
- a CDS encoding hypothetical protein (conserved Plasmodium protein, unknown function) → MGLYNIKRRMDENHKEHHFKYKSPYKFDSNKKKTINISGELKMQTINRIKKKIPSYNKEYVLEKKKYISNSAVPDIFDISTYYANEKRKEKQKRLSILNKNKHNNNNNNKNICSIKKERMLNNKLCKYAHIKNKNKLKYYKYTTNQILFKIKSFNEKKTNHYKHNLDKIHSNNNKTVKNKLNNQTYHSEKKNIISAPVLSNNNIKFEKFNHKSPIKKDNLYNKEKILKQEENVYTCFIPINKKCPKQDEKIYNMDLIKNLKYLDTKMKNYINEQIKYYGENWRQEYIIDLYFFIKKNYHKKDYSSDIFERNKPISYYPYKYKSSQNNEKQKYKMLNKILSTNSCKENKNYLLTEYSLQFLNLVDTYNIIDENCDNIITENNIDQLLNKKQNLIKKLNEFKLDERKYFFPFYQVYTYLKNQQHIFENILKQKKMKYKINHKKITNIQNNDYFHCNELIQIELKIIRFLNNFQQIIKKKHKEKDQNNILPNIKYDETILSNMYKLIKMVNEVTSILKIKLNK